The Halostagnicola larsenii XH-48 region TCACACAACAGTCCCTGTCGAAACGACTCCATCGTGCCCACAAGTCACTGATCGAGAACACGCTCAAAGTAAGCTCGAGCGAGACGAACCCTCGAATATAGCCGCCGTCGATACTGACGGAAATCGTCGACACCAGACGAGATAGTCAACACTAGACGGATAGCCGCCCCCAGATAAGAGGCTGATAATACAGTCCTGATCTTTCTCCCCCGCTAGTCACTATCTATATATGCCCGTCTTATTCATGAATTCACGAAACTCTTCGTTGGACCTTTCGTATACCGATGTTGCGAACAGGTATCGCCGACAGACGCTATCGATTCTGGCCGACGAACGACCGCTTTCTGTTTCCGAACTCGCATCCCGAATCGTCGCGCACCCGTCGAACGACGCCACGAACGAGTCGACTGAGACGCAGGTTCGGAAGGCTCGCCTCGCGCTCTATCACGTCCACCTGCCGAAACTCGACGAGTCGGGGCTGGTCTCGTACACTCACGAAACGGGTGAGGTAACCGTACCGGAGGGCGTTGCCGACGATCTCGCAGAGATTGCCGAGACGTTTCGTTCGCAAATGGACGAATAGACGCCTTCGGCGAACGATCGTAGGAATCGTCGCCACCCGATCTCGAGGGCCGGGTCTCGAGTGGGGACGAATTTGATCGTTTATTACCAGTCCGATTCTGTCGCTATTTCACCGTCAGCGCTAATCTGGTACCGGTCCGGCGTGATCCGGATCTGGAGGTCTTCGTACTCGAAGGTCAGTTCAAAATCCGTTCC contains the following coding sequences:
- a CDS encoding DUF7344 domain-containing protein, which codes for MNSRNSSLDLSYTDVANRYRRQTLSILADERPLSVSELASRIVAHPSNDATNESTETQVRKARLALYHVHLPKLDESGLVSYTHETGEVTVPEGVADDLAEIAETFRSQMDE